In Zingiber officinale cultivar Zhangliang chromosome 3B, Zo_v1.1, whole genome shotgun sequence, a single window of DNA contains:
- the LOC121967087 gene encoding uncharacterized protein LOC121967087 encodes MSDVYKKAKAGRLVFKGGDVAGAEKKKRKKKKRAVGDAEEDPSAAISADGGEPAEVAASSVGDVYTIDAAKKMKYEELFPVETKKFGYDPANKSRTAARTVEEALDDRVKKKADRYCK; translated from the coding sequence ATGTCGGACGTGTACAAGAAGGCGAAGGCCGGGCGGCTCGTCTTCAAGGGCGGCGACGTTGCTGGTGCCGAGAAGAAGaagcgaaagaagaagaagagagcggTGGGTGACGCTGAGGAGGACCCTTCCGCAGCTATCTCCGCTGATGGGGGTGAGCCGGCGGAAGTAGCGGCGTCGTCCGTGGGAGATGTCTACACGATCGACGCGGCTAAGAAGATGAAGTACGAGGAGCTATTCCCGGTGGAGACAAAGAAGTTCGGTTACGATCCAGCCAACAAGTCCCGGACGGCCGCCCGCACGGTGGAGGAGGCTCTCGACGACAGGGTCAAGAAGAAGGCAGACCGTTATTGCAAGTGA
- the LOC121967088 gene encoding synaptotagmin-2-like isoform X1 has product MQRPHHQALPTLPESGARARSPAPSTPLCGRPNKSTSANHPDLFISSSSSLSPTVFSASPVRSLDRNAVSAIWVISGFNSGKVREGTMGFFGTVLGFFGFGCGISFGLVVGYYLFIYFQPADVKDPEIRPIVEYDLTALEKIFPEIPLWVKNPDFDRIDWLNKFLEYMWPYLDKAICKTAKEIAKPIIAENTAKYKIDSVDFETLTLGCLPPTLQGMKVYTTDEKELIMEPLLKWAGNPNVTVVVKAFGLKATAQVLDLQVFAIPRITLKPLVPNFPCFAKILVSLMEKPHVDFGLKLLGADVMSIPGLYRFVQETIKKQVASMYLWPKTLEVPIMDPTKALKKPVGILEVTVVQAMKLKKKDFLGKSDPYVKLTLADDNLPAKKTSVKRSNLNPEWNEEFKFVIKDPESQVLELSVYDWEQVGKHEKMGLNVIPLKDLTPDETKTLTLDLLKNLDTNDPQNDKLRGQLVVEVTYKPFKEGDVSNDITDEEGEVEKAPEGTPAGGGLLVAIIHEAQDLEGKHHTNPYVQILFRGEMKKTKCIKKNRDPRWDEEFQFVCEEPPTNDKMHVEVVSRPPSIGIHSKEILGYVVISLADVVNNKRINEKYHLIDSKNGCVQVELQWRTS; this is encoded by the exons ATGCAGCGGCCGCACCATCAAGCGTTACCGACACTACCAGAGAGTGGGGCGCGCGCGCGCTCTCCTGCCCCTTCCACTCCTCTATGCGGACGCCCTAATAAATCCACCTCTGCAAACCATCCAGATCTTTTtatatcctcctcctcctctctctctccaaCTGTTTTCTCTGCTTCCCCCGTTCGGAGTTTGGATCGGAATGCTGTGTCGGCGATTTGGGTGATCTCTGGCTTCAACTCCGGGAAGGTGAG GGAGGGGACGATGGGGTTCTTCGGCACGGTGTTGGGGTTCTTCGGGTTTGGATGCGGAATCTCCTTCGGGTTGGTCGTCGGCTACTACCTGTTCATCTACTTCCAGCCCGCCGATGTCAAG gatcctgaaattcggCCAATTGTTGAATATGATTTGACCGCATTGGAGAAAATATTTCCGGAAATTCCTTTATGGGTGAAGAATCCAGATTTTGATCGA ATTGACTGGCTAAACAAGTTTCTAGAGTATATGTGGCCTTATCTTGACAAG GCAATCTGCAAAACTGCAAAGGAGATAGCAAAACCAATTATTGCTGAGAATACTGCCAAGTACAAAATTGACTCAGTTGATTTTGAAACCCTCACCCTAGGTTGTTTGCCACCTACCCTTCAAG GAATGAAAGTTTACACTACTGATGAAAAGGAATTGATCATGGAACCATTATTGAAGTGGGCTGGAAACCCTAATGTGACTGTTGTGGTTAAGGCATTTGGATTAAAAGCAACAGCACAG GTTTTAGACTTGCAAGTCTTTGCGATTCCACGGATTACATTAAAGCCTCTGGTCCCCAACTTCCCTTGTTTCGCAAAGATTCTTGTATCACTCATGGAGAAG CCACATGTTGATTTTGGATTAAAGCTTCTAGGAGCTGATGTTATGTCAATACCTGGTCTTTACAGATTTGTTcag GAGACCataaagaaacaagttgcaagcATGTACCTATGGCCTAAAACACTAGAAGTCCCAATTATGGACCCTACAAA AGCTCTGAAGAAGCCTGTTGGCATTTTGGAAGTGACTGTTGTCCAAGCAATGAAATTGAAGAAAAAAGATTTTTTGGGTAAGTCAGATCCATATGTAAAGCTAACTCTTGCAGATGATAATCTGCCAGCAAAGAAGACCAGTGTGAAACGTAGCAATCTTAATCCTGAGTGGAATGAGGAATTCAAGTTTGTTATTAAGGATCCAGAATCTCAAGTTCTAGAACTTAGTGTCTATGACTGGGAACAG GTTGGGAAACATGAAAAGATGGGTTTGAATGTTATCCCACTGAAAGATCTTACCCCTGATGAGACAAAAACGCTAACTCTTGACTTGCTCAAAAACTTGGATACTAATGATCCTCAAAATGACAAGTTACGTGGACAGCTTGTTGTAGAAGTCACCTATAAGCCATTCAAGGAAGGGGATGTTTCAAATGATATAACtgatgaagaaggagaagtagAGAAGGCGCCTGAAGGCACTCCAGCAGGTGGTGGTTTGCTTGTGGCTATCATCCATGAAGCTCAAGATCTTGAAGGGAAGCATCACACAAATCCTTATGTTCAGATCCTGTTCAGAGGAGAGATGAAGAAAACTAAG TGCATCAAGAAAAATCGAGATCCGCGATGGGATGAGGAATTTCAGTTTGTTTGTGAGGAACCACCGACAAATGATAAAATGCATGTCGAGGTTGTTAGTCGACCACCAAGTATTGGAATCCACTCTAAG GAAATATTGGGATATGTGGTCATCAGCCTTGCAGATGTCGTCAACAACAAGAGAATCAATGAGAAATATCATCTTATCGATTCTAAAAACGGTTGCGTGCAAGTTGAGCTGCAGTGGAGAACATCATAA
- the LOC121967088 gene encoding synaptotagmin-2-like isoform X2 → MGFFGTVLGFFGFGCGISFGLVVGYYLFIYFQPADVKDPEIRPIVEYDLTALEKIFPEIPLWVKNPDFDRIDWLNKFLEYMWPYLDKAICKTAKEIAKPIIAENTAKYKIDSVDFETLTLGCLPPTLQGMKVYTTDEKELIMEPLLKWAGNPNVTVVVKAFGLKATAQVLDLQVFAIPRITLKPLVPNFPCFAKILVSLMEKPHVDFGLKLLGADVMSIPGLYRFVQETIKKQVASMYLWPKTLEVPIMDPTKALKKPVGILEVTVVQAMKLKKKDFLGKSDPYVKLTLADDNLPAKKTSVKRSNLNPEWNEEFKFVIKDPESQVLELSVYDWEQVGKHEKMGLNVIPLKDLTPDETKTLTLDLLKNLDTNDPQNDKLRGQLVVEVTYKPFKEGDVSNDITDEEGEVEKAPEGTPAGGGLLVAIIHEAQDLEGKHHTNPYVQILFRGEMKKTKCIKKNRDPRWDEEFQFVCEEPPTNDKMHVEVVSRPPSIGIHSKEILGYVVISLADVVNNKRINEKYHLIDSKNGCVQVELQWRTS, encoded by the exons ATGGGGTTCTTCGGCACGGTGTTGGGGTTCTTCGGGTTTGGATGCGGAATCTCCTTCGGGTTGGTCGTCGGCTACTACCTGTTCATCTACTTCCAGCCCGCCGATGTCAAG gatcctgaaattcggCCAATTGTTGAATATGATTTGACCGCATTGGAGAAAATATTTCCGGAAATTCCTTTATGGGTGAAGAATCCAGATTTTGATCGA ATTGACTGGCTAAACAAGTTTCTAGAGTATATGTGGCCTTATCTTGACAAG GCAATCTGCAAAACTGCAAAGGAGATAGCAAAACCAATTATTGCTGAGAATACTGCCAAGTACAAAATTGACTCAGTTGATTTTGAAACCCTCACCCTAGGTTGTTTGCCACCTACCCTTCAAG GAATGAAAGTTTACACTACTGATGAAAAGGAATTGATCATGGAACCATTATTGAAGTGGGCTGGAAACCCTAATGTGACTGTTGTGGTTAAGGCATTTGGATTAAAAGCAACAGCACAG GTTTTAGACTTGCAAGTCTTTGCGATTCCACGGATTACATTAAAGCCTCTGGTCCCCAACTTCCCTTGTTTCGCAAAGATTCTTGTATCACTCATGGAGAAG CCACATGTTGATTTTGGATTAAAGCTTCTAGGAGCTGATGTTATGTCAATACCTGGTCTTTACAGATTTGTTcag GAGACCataaagaaacaagttgcaagcATGTACCTATGGCCTAAAACACTAGAAGTCCCAATTATGGACCCTACAAA AGCTCTGAAGAAGCCTGTTGGCATTTTGGAAGTGACTGTTGTCCAAGCAATGAAATTGAAGAAAAAAGATTTTTTGGGTAAGTCAGATCCATATGTAAAGCTAACTCTTGCAGATGATAATCTGCCAGCAAAGAAGACCAGTGTGAAACGTAGCAATCTTAATCCTGAGTGGAATGAGGAATTCAAGTTTGTTATTAAGGATCCAGAATCTCAAGTTCTAGAACTTAGTGTCTATGACTGGGAACAG GTTGGGAAACATGAAAAGATGGGTTTGAATGTTATCCCACTGAAAGATCTTACCCCTGATGAGACAAAAACGCTAACTCTTGACTTGCTCAAAAACTTGGATACTAATGATCCTCAAAATGACAAGTTACGTGGACAGCTTGTTGTAGAAGTCACCTATAAGCCATTCAAGGAAGGGGATGTTTCAAATGATATAACtgatgaagaaggagaagtagAGAAGGCGCCTGAAGGCACTCCAGCAGGTGGTGGTTTGCTTGTGGCTATCATCCATGAAGCTCAAGATCTTGAAGGGAAGCATCACACAAATCCTTATGTTCAGATCCTGTTCAGAGGAGAGATGAAGAAAACTAAG TGCATCAAGAAAAATCGAGATCCGCGATGGGATGAGGAATTTCAGTTTGTTTGTGAGGAACCACCGACAAATGATAAAATGCATGTCGAGGTTGTTAGTCGACCACCAAGTATTGGAATCCACTCTAAG GAAATATTGGGATATGTGGTCATCAGCCTTGCAGATGTCGTCAACAACAAGAGAATCAATGAGAAATATCATCTTATCGATTCTAAAAACGGTTGCGTGCAAGTTGAGCTGCAGTGGAGAACATCATAA